In Pelodiscus sinensis isolate JC-2024 chromosome 2, ASM4963464v1, whole genome shotgun sequence, the following proteins share a genomic window:
- the LOC142827230 gene encoding uncharacterized protein LOC142827230: MDTVILLIIYYIQTSWGLLFLENDYWRCTAIDKPLSEWNIPKTSSIITKRQKITHLEQFKSQDLILYAFMAQGKCYFKVVDERSGYPELTFAATKQSKKVIIRTLNWFDMGLNPHGKCDWGIDIEQVRCTEKRPIRCLVNCIPLISKWDQTKCVFMDILSPTVVKPGSMNISVQIVHMAAGVEKVPVVIYSPHGQKITRQIHCGMHGQTAQSSTHHESMYCKWENRRNIVGYGCHGDVEVKVETSGTWTVRGPYEVVYQLKITVAHAPTLSNIGPYVIKKDVAKVMMIEPKYSVKIVTMPMHISTSKINPNCQSYVIPMLNGWNRWLRIMEPEIITKRPKRDLIAKLIGGAGAGIGAVNAIGQIRIAQQLAALANNFVDLTHPIQDALLAVDKLQLDVTKLLPLWVAIQEADNLQLLQIMENIQSNVSLALACIQAQAILIDIAKDILRDSTSGKVPVEISKLLQPYLNEFERSNPEWWSVIHTKYDLKEEQLQMSILMMREALKEYIYPIVPIGMFVNHSLLLPLPDRMWAHIKEDDSTVRTVNLQACVEQVGLGYTCTTGLWEYDHICFNPDFGKCHYDLHPSNNDNNHSVVVQRADGCICIRSLCPHFTVNTYYKVVNPGTSNLCLCKVFHIQGCDIKVILSKPSEEQYTVSLQMISIIEPVSIGPNLNAMKSLFHHPELIGLVKEINDLGNRTGIIIHHAVDKISEVRKHVKTTTSVNVNANNWWDVFSSFSEMSPLFSYPMIVSFVLHFCILVYVIVLTIVVCKMANHKVRNTFVLERGTA, from the coding sequence ATGGATACTGTTATACTTTTGATTATATATTATATCCAGACGTCATGGGGTCTACTATTTCTAGAAAACGACTACTGGAGATGTACAGCTATCGATAAGCCATTGAGTGAGTGGAACATCCCGAAGACTTCATCCATAATTACTAAGAGGCAGAAGATAACACATCTAGAACAATTCAAATCGCAAGACTTAATCTTGTATGCATTTATGGCACAAGGAAAATGTTACTTCAAGGTCGTAGATGAAAGATCCGGATACCCAGAGTTAACCTTTGCAGCTACCAAACAATCTAAAAAGGTCATCATAAGAACTCTCAATTGGTTTGATATGGGTCTCAACCCTCATGGAAAATGTGACTGGGGAATAGACATAGAGCAAGTAAGATGTACTGAAAAACGACCAATAAGGTGCCTTGTCAACTGTATACCACTCATCAGCAAATGGGACCAAACCAAATGTGTGTTTATGGACATATTAAGTCCCACAGTTGTCAAGCCAGGATCTATGAATATTTCTGTTCAAATAGTCCATATGGCAGCAGGCGTAGAAAAAGTGCCAGTAGTTATATATAGTCCTCATGGTCAGAAGATAACTCGCCAAATTCATTGCGGGATGCACGGACAAACAGCCCAATCTAGTACTCACCATGAGTCGATGTATTGTAAGTGGGAAAACAGAAGGAATATAGTCGGCTATGGATGCCATGGTGACGTAGAAGTAAAAGTAGAAACTTCAGGCACCTGGACAGTTAGAGGACCGTATGAAGTAGTATACCAACTAAAAATCACCGTAGCACATGCACCTACCCTGTCTAATATAGGCCCATATGTAATCAAGAAAGATGTTGCTAAAGTAATGATGATAGAACCAAAATATTCGGTGAAAATAGTAACTATGCCCATGCATATTTCCACCAGCAAGATTAACCCAAATTGTCAATCTTACGTTATCCCTATGTTGAATGGATGGAATAGATGGTTAAGAATCATGGAGCCCGAAATTATAACGAAACGGCCCAAAAGGGATTTGATAGCAAAATTAAtaggaggagcaggagcgggtATAGGAGCAGTAAATGCTATAGGTCAAATTCGGATAGCCCAGCAACTAGCTGCGCTGGCAAACAATTTTGTAGATTTAACACATCCCATACAAGATGCTCTGTTAGCTGTAGATAAGCTACAGTTAGATGTTACCAAACTGTTGCCATTATGGGTTGCCATCCAAGAAGCAGATAATTTACAGCTCTTACAGATCAtggaaaatatacaaagtaacGTGTCACTCGCTCTAGCTTGTATCCAAGCTCAAGCAATACTAATAGATATCGCTAAAGACATTCTACGTGATAGCACCAGTGGGAAAGTACCTGTAGAAATCTCAAAATTGCTTCAACCTTATTTAAATGAGTTTGAAAGAAGTAATCCAGAGTGGTGGTCAGTAATCCACACCAAATATGATTTAAAAGAAGAACAACTTCAAATGTCTATCCTTATGATGAGGGAAGCTCTTAAAGAATATATATACCCTATTGTACCTATTGGAATGTTTGTAAATCATTCTTTGCTGCTTCCGTTGCCAGACAGAATGTGGGCACATATAAAAGAAGACGATTCTACAGTGAGAACTGTAAATCTCCAAGCATGTGTAGAACAAGTCGGACTTGGATATACGTGCACTACCGGATTATGGGAGTATGACCACATCTGTTTTAATCCCGATTTTGGGAAGTGTCACTACGATTTGCACCCCTCTAATAATGACAACAACCATTCTGTTGTGGTTCAGAGAGCAGACGGGTGCATATGTATTCGGAGTTTGTGCCCCCATTTTACAGTAAATACCTATTATAAAGTAGTTAATCCAGGTACCTCTAACTTATGCTTATGCAAGGTGTTTCACATACAAGGATGTGACATAAAGGTGATCTTGTCCAAACCATCAGAAGAGCAATATACTgttagtttgcagatgataagcATTATCGAGCCTGTATCAATTGGTCCTAACCTAAATGCTATGAAATCTTTGTTCCACCACCCTGAGCTTATTGGTTTAGTAAAAGAAATAAATGATTTAGGGAATAGGACTGGGATAATTATACACCACGCTGTTGATAAAATAAGTGAAGTCAGAAAGCATGTAAAGACCACAACAAGTGTAAACGTAAACGCAAATAATTGGTGGGATGTATTTTCATCTTTTAGTGAAATGTCACCTTTATTTAGTTACCCCATGATTGTCAGTTTTGTgttacatttttgtattttagTATATGTGATTGTACTGACTATAGTTGTATGTAAGATGGCTAATCATAAAGTTAGAAATACTTTTGTATTAGAAAGAGGGACAGCTTGA